In Maniola jurtina chromosome 2, ilManJurt1.1, whole genome shotgun sequence, the following proteins share a genomic window:
- the LOC123871537 gene encoding fibroin heavy chain-like, whose amino-acid sequence MATNLIVALACFALCNASPVFLKSYIFRTGRGYSVGQGYTNNAGGRATGSATINGGVLQAYGTATNDGYSQLGKNAFGVPGEAVAKAEVYNGPGGPANGEAKAEAQNTPTYYALPEPATIISYNQKFETPAEIRYEYPGTIAQSSAVINDNSESSITSARAEGPGSAESTAKTQGVGTYGITSSNAKTFGSGFGTASSNVNNGYGAVNTAAKTHGYGSASSKSESALGLTSAATKTNGGYASSSANNVLDSAVVSATSQGIASSKADINAVQGVIISPVETSNLQRTGWRFGTAYNVPTPGQAQVSSQANGGSAKSTAHTDGVVTTADAQGYGSANANANLHGASVNSAANSNGIRYGATKYAAGNGYGSAHSTVNNGLGNIKSSANSNGYGNANSHADVNEQGSLLSVSNSNGQGTAASSANSAPSYAFRGLPYSFNPQTSVNTQTSGQGSASARTQGLNSGYRTVNSAANSFGHGTAQANARA is encoded by the exons ATGGCCACCAATTTGATCGTAGCCTTGGCATGCTTCGCCCTTTGCAATGCCagtcctgtatttttaaaga GTTACATATTCCGTACCGGACGCGGTTATTCGGTCGGTCAAGGTTACACTAACAATGCCGGCGGTCGGGCGACAGGTTCAGCAACTATTAATGGGGGTGTTCTTCAGGCATATGGAACCGCAACCAATGATGGATACAGTCAACTAGGAAAGAACGCTTTTGGCGTTCCCGGGGAGGCTGTAGCTAAGGCGGAAGTATACAATGGACCGGGGGGTCCTGCCAACGGAGAAGCTAAAGCTGAGGCACAAAACACACCAACCTATTACGCCCTGCCTGAGCCAGCGACCATCATCTCTTACAATCAAAAGTTTGAAACGCCTGCTGAAATAAGATACGAATATCCTGGAACCATCGCACAATCATCTGCTGTTATAAACGATAATTCTGAGTCGTCTATCACTTCTGCTCGGGCCGAAGGTCCTGGTTCAGCGGAGTCTACTGCTAAGACCCAAGGTGTTGGTACATATGGAATCACCTCATCGAATGCTAAAACTTTCGGATCTGGTTTTGGGACTGCCTCTTCCAACGTCAACAATGGCTACGGAGCTGTTAATACCGCAGCAAAAACACATGGATATGGATCGGCTTCTTCAAAATCAGAAAGTGCTCTAGGTTTGACATCGGCTGCCACTAAAACAAATGGTGGTTACGCAAGTTCATCTGCCAACAATGTTCTGGATTCCGCGGTTGTATCAGCTACTTCTCAAGGTATTGCCTCATCTAAGGCTGACATCAACGCTGTTCAAGGAGTGATTATTAGCCCTGTAGAAACTAGCAACCTGCAGAGAACTGGCTGGCGATTCGGAACAGCCTATAACGTTCCAACTCCAGGACAAGCCCAAGTTTCCAGCCAAGCCAACGGAGGTTCTGCCAAGTCGACCGCTCACACAGACGGCGTTGTGACTACCGCTGATGCGCAAGGCTACGGGTCTGCCAACGCCAATGCTAATTTACACGGTGCATCCGTCAACTCAGCAGCCAACTCCAACGGCATTCGTTATGGAGCTACAAAATATGCTGCCGGCAATGGATATGGATCTGCTCACTCAACTGTTAACAATGGTTTAGGCAACATTAAATCTTCAGCCAACTCTAACGGATATGGGAATGCCAATTCACATGCTGATGTCAACGAACAAGGCTCTCTTTTATCGGTTTCAAACTCCAACGGCCAAGGAACCGCTGCCTCAAGTGCGAATTCTGCACCATCTTATGCCTTCCGAGGACTTCCATACTCCTTCAACCCACAAACAAGCGTGAACACTCAGACGTCTGGTCAAGGATCAGCTTCCGCTAGGACTCAGGGTCTGAACTCTGGATACAGGACGGTTAACTCTGCTGCTAACTCTTTTGGACATGGAACCGCACAAGCCAATGCTAGAGCCTAA